CGATTACGTTTAATGAAGCTCTTGCTCGACACCCACGCCTTCTTGCACTGGGTGGCGGACGATCCTCGGCTCACCCCCAAGGTGCGCGAGGTGATCGCTGATATGGACAACGAAGTGTTCGTCAGTCTCATCGTGCCTTGGGAGCTAGCCATCAAGTCGGCGCTGGGAAAGATTTGCCTGAATCAGTCGGTCGGTCGTTTCGTAACGCAACAGGTCGAAGCCAACGGCTTTAGCCTGCTGGGCATCGATCTTGCCGACATCGCCCTCGTCGAGACGCTTCCACTGCACCACCGCGATCCGTTCGATCGCCTCTTGATCGCACAGGCGAAGAACAGAAATCTCACCCTCGTCAGCGGGGATGCTGCGTTTTCTGCCTACTCAATCAAACGTATCTGGTAACCACGCCATGCAGCCCACCGAAAACCTCAACATCGAAACCTTCGAACCGATGCCGACGCCGGCGGAGATCCACGCCCGCGTGCCGATGACCGAAGCCGCGGAAAAGTCGGTGCTGGCGGGACGGCACACGATCGAGGCGATTCTCGACCGCCGCGATCCACGTCTGTTCGTCGTCGTCGGCCCTTGCTCGATCCACGACCCCATCGCCGGCATCGATTACGCCCAGCGTCTCGAGGCGCTCGCCGACGAGGTCGCCGACACGCTGTTCCTCGTCATGCGCGTCTATTTCGAAAAGCCGCGCACCGCGACCGGCTGGAAGGGTTTCATCAACGATCCGCGCATGGATGATTCCTTCCACATCGAGGAAGGCATCTACAAGGCGCGCGAGTTCCTGCTCGCCGTCAATGAGCTGGGGGTGCCCGCCGGTACCGAGGCGCTCGACCCGATCACCCCACAATATCTCGGCGACCTGGTCAGCTGGACGGCGATCGGCGCACGCACCTCCGAATCGCAGACGCACCGCGAGATGGCCTCGGGCCTATCGACGCCGGTGGGTTTCAAG
This genomic interval from Sulfuricystis multivorans contains the following:
- a CDS encoding type II toxin-antitoxin system VapC family toxin; the encoded protein is MKLLLDTHAFLHWVADDPRLTPKVREVIADMDNEVFVSLIVPWELAIKSALGKICLNQSVGRFVTQQVEANGFSLLGIDLADIALVETLPLHHRDPFDRLLIAQAKNRNLTLVSGDAAFSAYSIKRIW
- a CDS encoding 3-deoxy-7-phosphoheptulonate synthase, encoding MQPTENLNIETFEPMPTPAEIHARVPMTEAAEKSVLAGRHTIEAILDRRDPRLFVVVGPCSIHDPIAGIDYAQRLEALADEVADTLFLVMRVYFEKPRTATGWKGFINDPRMDDSFHIEEGIYKAREFLLAVNELGVPAGTEALDPITPQYLGDLVSWTAIGARTSESQTHREMASGLSTPVGFKNGTDGSVETAVNAILSASKPHSFLGINMEGRTSVVRTRGNRYGHLVLRGGGGRPNYDSVSVAIAEQALAKAGRPQNIVIDCSHANSYKDPERQPLVLHDVVNQIRLGNKSIVGLMIESFLEAGNQPIPDDLTQLKYGCSVTDACVDWPTTEKMIREAYDILRGPLAGRAMRKAA